From Fundulus heteroclitus isolate FHET01 chromosome 5, MU-UCD_Fhet_4.1, whole genome shotgun sequence, a single genomic window includes:
- the LOC105915748 gene encoding myeloid-associated differentiation marker-like protein 2 has protein sequence MDSQGGPYLNKGALCSPLGGARLCQLAMGCAVMAMVTHSAGYSGSHGVFCMAAWCCCFAVSVAVFFLDATRLHSYLRVSWDNLTVTWAACATLMYVTASVVYPLFFVRSECPYEGCQVRDFRIAVTVCSILGTLAYGAEVALCRARPGQIVVGYMATVPGLLKVVQAFVACVIFGALANGSQFSRYAATVYCVVVYASCFALTALVVIMTVCKRTKTVRCMPFDRLVVVCTFLEVLLYLSASVVWPVFCFDTKYGTPWRPSWCPQGKCPWDSQVVVAVFSCVNFGLYLTDLLYSQRVRFGSTRLPANSRV, from the exons ATGGACTCCCAGGGGGGCCCGTACCTCAACAAGGGGGCTCTCTGCTCCCCGCTGGGCGGCGCCCGCCTCTGTCAGCTGGCCATGGGCTGTGCTGTGATGGCCATGGTGACCCACAGCGCCGGCTACAGCGGCTCACACGGCGTCTTCTGCATGGCGGCCTGGTGCTGCTGCTTCGCCGTGTCGGTGGCGGTGTTCTTCCTGGACGCCACCCGCCTCCACAGCTACCTGCGGGTGTCCTGGGACAACCTGACGGTGACCTGGGCCGCCTGCGCCACGCTCAT GTACGTGACCGCCTCTGTGGTTTACCCGCTCTTCTTCGTCCGGTCCGAGTGCCCATATGAAGGCTGCCAGGTCCGAGATTTCCGCATCGCCGTCACGGTCTGCTCCATCCTGGGAACTCTGGCCTACGGGGCCGAAGTGGCCCTGTGCCGGGCCAGACCGGGCCAGATAGTGGTGGGCTACATGGCCACCGTCCCCGGCCTCCTGAAAGTCGTCCAGGCCTTCGTCGCCTGCGTCATCTTCGGAGCTCTGGCCAACGGGAGCCAGTTCTCGCGCTACGCCGCCACCGTTTACTGCGTGGTCGTCTACGCCTCCTGCTTTGCCCTCACCGCCCTGGTGGTCATAATGACGGTGTGTAAACGCACCAAGACGGTGAGGTGCATGCCCTTTGATCGCTTAGTGGTGGTCTGCACCTTCCTGGAGGTCCTGCTCTACCTGAGCGCTTCAGTCGTGTGGcctgttttctgctttgacACAAAATACGGCACGCCGTGGAGGCCGTCGTGGTGTCCACAGGGGAAGTGTCCCTGGGACAGCCAAGTGGTGGTGGCCGTTTTCTCCTGCGTGAACTTTGGGCTGTATCTGACAGACCTGCTTTACTCACAAAGGGTCCGATTCGGCTCAACGCGTCTTCCCGCTAACTCGCGGGTGTAG